The Mesorhizobium loti DNA segment CTTCGTCCTGCATTCGGGCGACTATCGCGTGGAATCGTCGCTGACCGTTTCCGACGATATCTGCCTGACCGCGACGGTCGATATATTGCGCGCCATATCGTCGGGTCGCGGCCCGCGTCATGCGCTGATGGCGCTCGGCTATTCCGGCTGGGGCGCCGGTCAGCTGGAAACCGAGATCGCCGAAAATGGCTGGCTGACCTGTCCGGCCAGTCCCGAGCTTCTGTTCGACGCCGACATCGAGCGCAAATACGATCGCATCCTCGCCTCGATCGGCATCGATCTGGCGCATTTGAGCCTGGCGGCCGGGCACGCCTGACCCATCAGGCCGACGCAGAGGCCTCTAAGCCTGTGTCAGCGGATACTGCTCCTTCAGCGTCTTCAGCACCTGGTCGCCGGGCATCGGCGCGCCGAACATGAAGCTCTGCACATATTCGCAGCCCATCTGGCGCAGTTCCAGCGCATCGCGTTCGTCCGAAATGCCCTCGGCGACCACCGACAGGCCGAGCTCATGCGCCATGTTGACCATGGATTTGAGCAGCACGGCGCGCTTTGGCGAGTTGTCGTCGACAAAACTCTTGTCGATCTTGATCGTGTCGAACGGGAAACGCGTCAGATAGGCGAGCGATGAATAGCCGGTGCCGAAATCGTCCAGCGACAGGCCGATGCCGAGCTGCTTGAGCTTGGTCAGCACATGAGCGGTCTGTTCCGGATTGTCCATCACCAACGACTCGGTGAGTTCAAGACGGAAACAGCGCGGCTTCAGATTGGCCCGCGCGATGACCGAGCGGACATCGCTGACCAGGTCGCGGCGGATGAGCTGGCGGCTGGACAAATTGACCGAGACGGACAGCGGTGCGTCGCCGATCTGCTTCTGCCATCCGGCAAGGTCTTCGGCTGCTTGCTGCATGGCAAACAGCCCAAGCTGCACGATCAGCCCGCAGCTTTCGGCAACCGGGATGAAGTCGGCCGGCGGGATCATGCCGCGGCGCGGATGGTCCCAGCGCAGCAAGGCCTCGAAGCCGGCGACGCTGCCGTCTTCCAGCCGCACGATCGGCTGGTAGGCAAGCGTGAATTCGCGCCGCTCGATGGCGCGCCGCAGGTCGGATTCGAACTGCAGCCGGTCGGTGCCGACGGTGCGGAAAGCCGGCCGGAACGGCTCGATCCGGTCGCCGCCAAAACGCTTGGCCTGGTGCATGGCAAGCTCGGCGTCCTTGACCATATCCTCGGCCGAAGTCTGCGCCGAGGTCCAGGTGATCAGGCCGATCGAGGCGGTCAGCACGATCTCGCGCTTGGCGAAGGTGATCGGATTGTTGATCGCATGCTTGATGGCATCCGCCACGCCGGCGATGCGGGCAGGGTCCTGTTCGGACAAAAGCATCAGCGCGAACTGGTCGCCGGCGAAGCGCGACAGCGAATCCTTCGGCTTCAACAGCCGGTGCAGGCGGCGCGCTATGGTCAGCAGGATGGTGTCGCCGGCCGAGATGCCGAGCCCGTCATTGACCTGCTTGAAGCGGTCGATGTCGATGACGAAGACGGTCGGGCGCACCTTCTCCTCGGTGCGGGCGATCGAGATGATCGCTTCCAGCCGGTTCATGAACAGTTCGCGGTTCGGCAGGCCGGTCAGATTGTCGTGCACGGCGTCGTGCAGCAGCCGCTCCTCGGACTTCTTCTGCTCGGTGACATCGACCATGGTGCCG contains these protein-coding regions:
- a CDS encoding Putative transcriptional regulator: MDLLRHKKTVAGRGFLDDQFLIAMPGMKDDRFTRSVIYICAHSDEGAMGLIINQTQQMLFPDLLVQLGIMNEQEAIRLPAQARDFVVRNGGPVDRSRGFVLHSGDYRVESSLTVSDDICLTATVDILRAISSGRGPRHALMALGYSGWGAGQLETEIAENGWLTCPASPELLFDADIERKYDRILASIGIDLAHLSLAAGHA